One Arthrobacter sp. FW306-07-I genomic window carries:
- a CDS encoding iron chaperone — protein sequence MGVVDDALAGMHEPDRGCLQHMVGVARSLAPDATEGMSYGMPALKLDGKPLFAVAVAATHLSIFPFSGNVVEAVADRLEGFSLSKGTIRFSAGHPVPEDVVKDIVRLRIAEIRK from the coding sequence ATGGGCGTGGTGGACGACGCACTGGCCGGGATGCACGAACCTGACCGCGGCTGCCTGCAACACATGGTCGGCGTTGCCCGGTCCCTGGCTCCTGACGCTACTGAGGGCATGAGCTACGGGATGCCCGCCCTGAAGTTGGACGGAAAGCCGCTTTTCGCGGTGGCGGTTGCCGCAACGCACCTTTCCATCTTTCCGTTCTCGGGCAACGTCGTTGAGGCGGTGGCGGACCGGCTTGAAGGCTTTTCGCTGTCCAAAGGCACCATCCGCTTCTCCGCCGGCCACCCTGTTCCTGAGGACGTGGTGAAGGACATCGTGCGGCTTCGAATCGCCGAAATCCGCAAGTAG
- a CDS encoding VOC family protein encodes MLKDKELMAVLPAKDIDRAREFYRDKLGLEPAQTIENENLIYRCGKGTGFLLYRTDNAGSAKNTQMSWGVDDVEKEVEELRARGVVFEDYDMPGLKTENGIATMEGMGKGAWFMDSEGNILNISSIPS; translated from the coding sequence ATGCTCAAAGATAAGGAACTCATGGCTGTTCTGCCTGCCAAGGACATTGACCGGGCCAGGGAGTTTTACCGGGACAAGCTGGGCCTTGAACCGGCTCAGACCATCGAAAACGAGAATCTGATCTACCGGTGCGGCAAGGGAACGGGGTTCCTGCTGTACCGGACGGACAACGCAGGTTCCGCTAAGAACACCCAGATGTCCTGGGGCGTCGATGATGTGGAAAAGGAAGTGGAAGAACTGCGGGCTCGCGGCGTGGTCTTTGAGGACTACGACATGCCGGGCCTGAAGACCGAGAACGGCATCGCCACCATGGAAGGCATGGGCAAGGGTGCCTGGTTCATGGACAGCGAGGGCAATATCCTCAACATTTCCTCGATTCCGTCTTGA
- a CDS encoding cupin domain-containing protein — protein MGGDEAVPDAKGVAVELLATVDLGGEIDGMEGRQLRMRMITIEPGGVFGPLHDHKGRPGTVYVLQGTVTEHRDGAVNEFGPGVGWKEDRHTTHWLENKGTTPVVEISVDIVGKNPS, from the coding sequence ATGGGCGGGGACGAAGCGGTGCCTGACGCGAAGGGCGTTGCGGTGGAGTTGCTGGCAACTGTCGACCTTGGCGGTGAGATTGATGGCATGGAAGGCCGGCAGCTGCGGATGAGGATGATAACTATCGAACCCGGGGGCGTCTTCGGCCCGCTCCATGACCATAAAGGCCGGCCCGGGACCGTCTACGTCCTGCAGGGGACCGTCACGGAGCACCGGGACGGCGCTGTCAACGAGTTTGGGCCCGGTGTGGGCTGGAAGGAGGACCGGCACACTACCCACTGGTTGGAGAACAAGGGAACAACCCCGGTGGTCGAAATCTCGGTGGACATCGTGGGGAAGAACCCGTCATAA
- a CDS encoding MFS transporter, protein MSAMFRALENPNYRIWASGAIVSNIGTWMQRVAQDWLVLTVLTDHSGAAVGLTTGLQFLPMLLFGPYGGVLADRYRKRIILMWTQLAMGFTGLAIGLLVVTGTAQLWHAYVAAFCLGLASAVDAPARQAFVSELVGQENISNAVALNSASFNTARLTGPAIAGVLIAWVGTGPVFLLNAASFAAVLISLFRIRVTQPAPAPKGERNKHQVAEGVRYVRRRPDLMLIMVLVGILGAFGMNFPVINSLMATTEFSMGPSEFGLLGSIMAVGTLAGALLAARRSGPRLRFLLGGALGLGIFTILGSIAPTFWVYAAILIPVGLASITFLNSCNTSIQLSVEPRFRGRVLALYLAILQGGTAIGSPLVGWIGSQFGARWSVAVGGIVVLLAGIAAVVAVTKRNRLTLRGALRLALGRREPAVQGPGS, encoded by the coding sequence ATGAGCGCGATGTTCCGGGCCCTCGAAAACCCCAACTACCGCATTTGGGCCAGCGGTGCCATCGTCTCCAACATCGGCACCTGGATGCAGCGGGTGGCGCAGGACTGGCTGGTACTGACGGTCCTCACCGACCACTCGGGTGCCGCCGTCGGCCTCACCACGGGCCTGCAGTTCCTGCCCATGCTGTTGTTCGGCCCCTACGGCGGCGTGCTGGCGGACCGCTACCGCAAGCGCATTATTCTCATGTGGACGCAGCTGGCCATGGGGTTCACCGGCCTCGCCATCGGGCTCCTGGTGGTCACCGGCACCGCCCAGCTGTGGCATGCCTATGTGGCGGCGTTCTGCCTCGGCCTGGCCAGCGCGGTGGATGCCCCCGCGCGGCAGGCCTTTGTTTCCGAACTGGTGGGCCAGGAAAACATCTCCAACGCGGTGGCCCTGAACTCGGCATCCTTCAACACCGCCAGGCTCACGGGCCCGGCTATCGCCGGCGTCCTCATCGCTTGGGTGGGCACCGGCCCGGTGTTCCTGCTCAACGCCGCCAGCTTCGCCGCCGTCCTGATTTCGCTGTTCCGGATCCGCGTCACCCAGCCCGCCCCCGCCCCAAAGGGAGAGCGCAACAAGCACCAGGTGGCCGAAGGCGTCAGGTACGTGCGCCGCAGGCCGGACCTGATGCTGATCATGGTCCTGGTGGGCATCCTGGGCGCGTTCGGCATGAATTTTCCCGTCATCAACTCGTTGATGGCCACCACTGAATTCAGCATGGGCCCAAGTGAATTCGGGCTCCTCGGCTCGATCATGGCCGTGGGCACGCTGGCCGGAGCCCTCCTGGCGGCACGCCGCTCCGGCCCCCGGCTGCGGTTCCTGCTGGGCGGGGCACTGGGACTGGGAATCTTCACCATCCTGGGCAGCATTGCGCCAACGTTCTGGGTTTACGCCGCCATCCTGATTCCCGTGGGCTTGGCGTCCATTACCTTCCTGAACAGCTGCAACACCAGCATTCAACTCTCGGTGGAGCCGCGGTTCCGCGGCCGTGTACTGGCCCTGTACCTGGCCATCCTCCAGGGCGGCACCGCCATAGGTTCACCTCTGGTCGGCTGGATCGGAAGCCAGTTCGGGGCCCGATGGTCCGTCGCGGTGGGCGGCATCGTGGTGCTGCTCGCAGGCATCGCCGCCGTTGTCGCGGTCACCAAGCGGAACCGGCTCACCCTTCGGGGCGCGCTCCGCCTGGCCTTGGGCCGGCGCGAGCCCGCGGTGCAAGGGCCGGGCAGCTGA
- a CDS encoding MarR family winged helix-turn-helix transcriptional regulator translates to MPPTQSKNTATVDPNAPDTLAIDLRTAVMRTSRRLRVEATGDAITPGQYTVLALLNGNGPSTLRDLAKSEHVQAPSMTRIVNALADQGFVTRSADPDDGRQVRVDITDAGRTVLEEARSQRTAWLAQRVAGLSEEDRLILSRAARIMQEMSGK, encoded by the coding sequence ATGCCACCCACCCAAAGCAAAAACACCGCAACCGTCGACCCCAACGCTCCCGACACGCTCGCCATCGATCTCCGCACCGCCGTGATGCGCACTTCGCGCCGGCTCCGCGTCGAGGCCACCGGCGACGCCATCACCCCCGGCCAGTACACCGTCCTCGCCCTCCTGAACGGCAACGGCCCCAGCACGCTGCGGGACCTGGCCAAAAGCGAGCACGTCCAGGCACCGTCCATGACCAGGATTGTCAACGCGCTGGCGGACCAGGGCTTCGTCACCAGAAGCGCCGATCCCGACGACGGCAGGCAGGTCCGTGTGGACATCACCGACGCCGGCAGGACAGTTTTGGAAGAGGCACGGAGCCAGCGGACCGCCTGGCTGGCCCAACGCGTGGCGGGCCTCAGCGAGGAAGACCGGCTCATCCTCAGCCGCGCAGCCCGCATCATGCAGGAAATGAGCGGCAAATGA